Part of the Niallia alba genome is shown below.
CATACCATCTTCTTGATATTTATTTAAAATGTCAACTAGCTCCGATGCAGTATGCTCCGAGAAGCTGGTAATCTGGATTTTAGCAATTTTATCTTTATCCATTTCCCCATAAACCGTCTCAATTGGAATTGTATCTCTTGTAATCGTGATTTTTAATGGTTCACTTGCACCTGATCGTTCAATTTCCAATTCTACTTTTGTTCCCTTTTCACCGCGGATTAATAGAACTGCTTCTGATGAGCTCATTCCTTGAAGAGACTTTCCATCCACCGTAAGAATTTTATCATTCGGCTTAATCCCTGCTTTTTCAGCTGGAGAACCTTTAATAGGAGATACTACAACTATACTATCATTTAACTGTTGTATTTCAGCTCCTATCCCTTCAAAAGAGGAGGAAATACTTTGTTGAAAGCTTGCTGCTTCTTCTTCATTCATATAATCTGAATAAGGATCATCCAAAGCTGTAAACATACCATCAATAGCTCCATTAACGAGATCGTCTGAACTTAAATCTTTATAGTAGCTGTCCATTAATGTGTCATAGGCAGTATATAATTTATTAAATTCATCTCTTTGATTGTTTACTGTTACAGCAGGCTCATCCCCAAAGGAAAAGGCAATCGTCGTAATTCCAGCAGCTGCAATTACAACTACAAATAAAAGCATTACAAAATAAAACTTTTTTATTTTAAAATACCCTTGTTCATTTTCCTGTTCTTGTTCTATTTCCTTTTCCGTATTATTTTGTTCGTTATCCAAATGTTTCACCACTTTCGTTAACAAGAGAGTTATAAATTATGTATAAAGATAGAATACCATGTTTAATTTTATTTAATCAAATGTAAGGAAGCTCCATTTTAATAAAGTGAAACTTCCATCAGTGGGGGTTTTCCCCTCATCCCCCACTGATACCAATCGTACCTTTACGGACAGTTGATCTCCCACCTATCTTCCTCGTATTCTCATAAAAAAAGAGGGGGAGAGTCTTACTGTCCGTTAAGAGTGGGATAAAGCAGAAAGGAAATATATATTTCTTTCCTGCTTACTTTTTATATTTTTCGAACAACCTTAAAGTATTCTTCTAGCGTCCAGTCATTTTCAAAAATATCTTTTGCAGATTTTTTCCCAACATATCGAAAATGCCATGGTTCAAATTTATACTGTGTAATGTTTTCTTTTCCCTTAGGATAACGGAGTATAAAGCCATATAGATGAGCATTTTCCTTTAACCATTTACCTTCTTTTGTCTCTCCGAATTCTTCCGTTAGAAGGAACTCAGCACTTTGACTGGATATATCCATGGCAAGACCTGTTTGATGTTCACTATTACCAGGATATGCAACTGCCTGCACAGCCTTCTCTTCTCCAACACGATCTACTTCTGCTCCAAATAGTTCTGTCTGGCGATCAAAGGAGCGATATCCTGAAACTGCATAAAGCGTTACGCCGCTTTTCTTTGCACCATTAAACATTTCTTCCAATGCCTTAGCTGCTTCTTGCCTCATATAGCTCTTTTCAATATCCTGATTACCAAAAGAAAATTCTACATTTGGCCGTACTAAATCTTCTGGTGTATATCCATCTGGCAAACCGAATTCTTTATTGACAAGAGATACAATATTTGTTGGGTTTTGAATAATATTTCTTCCATCTACTACTTTAATTTCATTAAAAAAGACAGATTCTAATGTCCAAGGATACTCTTCTTCCTCTGGCACATCTTCGGAAGTATTTTGCTCCTCTTCCTTCCCCTGGTCTTCTGTGTTAACTGATGTTTCACTATCTTGCTCATCTGCTTTCTTGTCCCAAAAAGAAATTTTCTCTTTTATTGATGTTAAATCTACTCTTTCACATCCCGTTAACATAGCTAATGCTAATGCTAGAGAAGAGATTGCTACTGATTTTTTCATTTAATTCACCTTACATATCGTTAAATTTTCTTCTTGCACATGATTTGATAAAGGTATGCAAAAAGCATACCTTTATCTGTTAACAATTATTTAATTGCCGCTTCTAAAGCCACTTCTATCATCTCGTTAAATGTTGTTTGTCTTTCCTGTGCAGTTGTTTCTTCGCCTGTTAAAATATGATCGCTTACTGTTAAAACAGATAGTGCTTTACGATCGAATTTAGCAGCGATTGTATAAAGTGCTGCTGTTTCCATTTCTATCGCTAGAATTTGGTATTTAGCCCACTTTTCTAACTCCGAATTAT
Proteins encoded:
- a CDS encoding lmo1851 family serine protease encodes the protein MKHLDNEQNNTEKEIEQEQENEQGYFKIKKFYFVMLLFVVVIAAAGITTIAFSFGDEPAVTVNNQRDEFNKLYTAYDTLMDSYYKDLSSDDLVNGAIDGMFTALDDPYSDYMNEEEAASFQQSISSSFEGIGAEIQQLNDSIVVVSPIKGSPAEKAGIKPNDKILTVDGKSLQGMSSSEAVLLIRGEKGTKVELEIERSGASEPLKITITRDTIPIETVYGEMDKDKIAKIQITSFSEHTASELVDILNKYQEDGMKGIVLDLRHNPGGLLEEVKKIAGLFVPDGEVIYQIEHKNGTVEKVTSQNSSNMDIPLVVLIDGGSASASEILAGAVNQSADVPLVGVKSFGKGTVQQAKSFTDGSNIKFTVDKWLTPNGSWIHEKGIEPTHKVELPSYASLTMINPESKLKIGSNSEEVKIAQEMLKALGYDIDNTNGYFDESTENVTKEFQKKEKLKEDGVITGETTTELMNKLREKIQKSDTQMKKAVEVLKEEMKK
- a CDS encoding M15 family metallopeptidase translates to MKKSVAISSLALALAMLTGCERVDLTSIKEKISFWDKKADEQDSETSVNTEDQGKEEEQNTSEDVPEEEEYPWTLESVFFNEIKVVDGRNIIQNPTNIVSLVNKEFGLPDGYTPEDLVRPNVEFSFGNQDIEKSYMRQEAAKALEEMFNGAKKSGVTLYAVSGYRSFDRQTELFGAEVDRVGEEKAVQAVAYPGNSEHQTGLAMDISSQSAEFLLTEEFGETKEGKWLKENAHLYGFILRYPKGKENITQYKFEPWHFRYVGKKSAKDIFENDWTLEEYFKVVRKI